A stretch of the Nothobranchius furzeri strain GRZ-AD chromosome 5, NfurGRZ-RIMD1, whole genome shotgun sequence genome encodes the following:
- the LOC107379457 gene encoding tumor necrosis factor receptor superfamily member 5, with protein sequence MTNTLCSKDQLCPAGKYMEAECKGTQRTVCGDCTEGSFTATQNALKECRPCTKCITISNRKQLRECTSKEDTVCECVSGYYCSDDACSHCQKLTTCPLGQGVKIPASRTSDAVCALCEVGTYSNVTDYRSPCVPHTRCEDIGKEPKTRGNSTTDAVCGNFRSNCSWVLPAGLWAGLVLTIIIVAAFIFWRTKRRSHRTACPVDPVRVPLPPAVTPPKPISHCQETCIKDSYTLSLFNTDGPTIVCSTEDSSCPITPLKASVSFVESPSGDGSIKCSTGNFCRLISQPQEDEWCGAF encoded by the exons atgacaaatacgctTTGCTCAAAGGATCAGCTCTGTCCTGCAG GGAAGTACATGGAAGCTGAATGTAAGGGCACACAGAGGACGGTGTGTGGCGATTGTACAGAGGGGTCCTTCACAGCCACTCAAAACGCCCTGAAAGAATGCAGGCCCTGCACAAAGTGCATTACCA TTTCAAATAGGAAACAACTAAGGGAGTGTACATCCAAAGAAGACacagtttgtgagtgtgtgtcagGGTACTACTGCAGTGACGATGCCTGCAGCCACTGCCAGAAACTGACAACATGTCCTTTGGGTCAGGGAGTTAAAATCCCAG CCAGTCGCACAAGTGATGCAGTCTGTGCTCTGTGTGAAGTTGGGACCTACAGCAACGTCACAGATTACCGTTCTCCCTGTGTGCCACACACCAG GTGTGAGGACATCGGAAAAGAGCCGAAAACTCGAGGAAATTCAACAACCGATGCCGTCTGCGGGAACTTCAGAAGCA attGTTCCTGGGTTCTTCCAGCAGGCTTGTGGGCTGGACTGGTGTTGACCATTATCATTGTGGCTGCTTTCATCTTCTGGAGAACAAAACGCAGATCACACAGAACAG CCTGCCCCGTTGATCCCGTCAGGGTGCCTCTTCCTCCAGCTGTCACTCCGCCAAAGCCGATTTCTCACTGCCAAGAGACCTGCATCAAGGACAGCTACACACTATCACTTTTTAACACAG ACGGTCCAACGATCGTCTGCAGCACTGAAGACAGCAGCTGTCCCATAACGCCCCTGAAAGCATCCGTTTCTTTTGTTGAGTCCCCCAGCGGCGACGGCAGCATCAAATGCAGCACCGGTAACTTCTGCAGGTTGATTTCACAGCCACAGGAGGACGAGTGGTGTGGGGCTTTTTAA
- the rbp5 gene encoding retinol-binding protein 5, producing MSKPNYSGTFHMIEQENMDEYLAALDINFALRKIVCLLKPTKEITHDPASGAMRIRTLTTFKNFNMDFTIGKEFTEDLGPVDGRTCQTTVDWAGDKLVCVQRGEKEGRGWTHWLEGDKLHLEMRVQDIVAKQVFKKAD from the exons atgtctAAACCTAATTACTCTGGGACGTTTCATATGATAGAGCAGGAAAACATGGACGAGTATCTCGCTGCTTTAG ACATAAATTTCGCCTTGAGGAAGATTGTGTGCCTGCTGAAGCCCACCAAGGAGATCACCCACGACCCTGCCTCGGGAGCCATGAGGATTCGTACCCTCACCACCTTCAAGAACTTCAACATGGACTTCACTATAGGAAAAGAATTCACCGAAGACCTGGGGCCTGTGGACGGCCGTACCTGTCAG ACCACGGTGGACTGGGCAGGAGACAAGCTGGTTTGTGTGCAGAGAGGAGAGAAGGAAGGACGAGGCTGGACTCACTGGCTGGAAGGAGACAAGCTCCACCTG GAGATGAGAGTTCAAGACATCGTCGCCAAGCAAGTCTTCAAAAAGGCTGATTGA